In Botrytis cinerea B05.10 chromosome 6, complete sequence, the following proteins share a genomic window:
- the Bcipi3 gene encoding Bcipi3, with protein MLSEQFISSIRAQPRTANTAIAKDIGIYIHTLHPSPKIESNFKKSSTAVNALAANSTHIFAAQADKAVVHVYSRERGNQEALISFPERLHTLTLVGDDLLVLGTAEGRVILWEVCTGRQVSTSAAHLQPVSCMASSSTNIITGSEDSNLHVWSIPQLLSLHTNTNEPHEPIRTLSNHRAAITSVVMGHSSSTSNICISASKDNSIIVWNYHTGDLLRTFLLPSTPLCMALDPCDRAVYTGFEDGSLQMIELMQPDSAINPLYDTRLQNTPVQVNSPVWSPPTENLGAVHCLGLSYDGTSLFSGHSSGKISHWDTGRRAFLVELSDLNAPVTNLVMQSPFPKTPTTKSINVVKPKLAEGNYAFTAQLNGTKKSTTFDQAMEYQGFPKGMLEKALLDFAQPQMTATSSSSSEEEKLQKENAELWKVINEQRALQKKTFEKYSELKTGGV; from the exons ATGTTATCCGAacaattcatctcatccattcGAGCACAGCCAAGAACGGCGAATACTGCCATCGCCAAAGACATCGGGATTTACATTCACACATTACATCCTTCCCCGAAAATCgaatcaaatttcaagaaaagtTCGACCGCAGTCAATGCCCTCGCGGCAAATTCAACCCATATTTTCGCGGCACAAGCTGATAAGGCGGTTGTCCATGTTTATTCAAGGGAGCGTGGAAATCAAGAAgctttaatttcttttccagaAAGGTTACACACTTTAACTTTGGTCGGCGATGATCTTTTAGTACTGGGCACAGCCGAGGGGCGGGTCATACTGTGGGAG GTCTGTACAGGTAGACAAGTCTCAACATCAGCTGCACATCTACAACCGGTTTCATGTATGGcctcatcttcaacaaaTATCATTACTGGCTCCGAAGACTCAAATCTCCACGTGTGGTCGATTCCACAACTTTTGTCATTACATACAAATACGAATGAACCGCATGAGCCAATTCGAACCTTGTCAAACCACCGAGCCGCCATAACTTCCGTCGTCATGGGTCACAGTTCCAGCACATCAAATATATGCATATCTGCGAGCAAGgacaattcaattattgttTGGAATTACCACACGGGTGATCTTCTAAGAACATTCTTACTTCCATCAACTCCATTATGCATGGCACTGGACCCATGCGACAGAGCTGTTTATACGGGTTTCGAAGACGGTTCATTACAAATGATTGAACTCATGCAGCCAGACTCAGCGATCAATCCATTGTATGATACCCGACTGCAAAATACCCCAGTTCAAGTTAACTCGCCGGTGTGGTCCCCACCAACAGAGAATCTTGGTGCTGTGCACTGTTTAGGGCTGAGTTATGATGGAACAAGTTTGTTTTCGGGACATTCTTCTGGAAAGATTTCACACTGGGATACTGGAAGACGTGCTTTCTTGGTAGAACTCTCGGATTTGAATGCTCCCGTAACAAACCTTGTTATGCAATCTCCTTTCCCAAAGACACCAACgacaaaatcaataaacGTAGTTAAGCCTAAATTGGCCGAGGGTAATTATGCATTCACAGCCCAATTGAATGGTACCAAGAAATCAACGACATTTGATCAAGCCATGGAGTATCAAGGATTTCCTAAAGGTATGCTAGAGAAAGCATTACTTGATTTTGCTCAACCTCAAATGACAGCTACATCTTCGTCCTCCagcgaggaagaaaagttacaaaaagaaaatgcggAATTATGGAAGGTTATCAATGAGCAACGTGCTCTTCAGAAGAAAACCTTTGAGAAGTATTCCGAATTAAAAACTGGTGGTGTTTGA